In Candidatus Thermoplasmatota archaeon, the sequence TCCCGCCGACCTTCAGCCCGTAGGCCCTGCAGAGCGCTACAAGGTCGTCGCGCTTTGAGGCCTTCACGATTTCCTCCGTCAGCTCTGGCTTATCCTCTTCCTCGGGCTCTTCCAGCTCTTCTTCTGGCGTCTCTTCCACCTCCTCTTTGGGCGCGTAGGACTGGCAGTTGAAGCAGTACCATCTGTCGTACTGGGACACGTACGTCAGGTACTTGGCGCATTCCGGGCACTTCCTCTCTTCATCGCTCATCTCTATCCCCTTCGGCGCGTAGGTTTCGCACTCATAGCAGTAGTACCTTTCATGCTCAGCGATATATGACAGTGGTCTCTCGCACTCAGGACAGGCGATCTCCTTCATATCCCCGCCACAAATCGCGCATTTCTCAGCGTCATCTGGCAAGGACGCACCACACCTGGGGCAGTCCACCATTATATCACGCTTCGACGATAATAGCAGACTTATATATTTGTTGTGATGTGATTTTCAATAGGCCATAATCTTTATTAGCCGCCTGGGCTTGAGACGCATTGTGCCACCGTAGCTCAGTTGGAAGAGCGGCTGACTTGTAATCAGCAGGTCGGGAGTTCGAGTCTCTCCGGTGGCTTGTCAAGAGGAGCCGAGCCGCGATCCTCAGCGGCCAACGAACTGGGCGTAGAGACGCGTGGCCCGGTCGCTGGAATGCCATTTTCCTGAAGTCTTGATAGCGGGTAGTTCTCCTTGACTCGCACGGAGCCCCAGATATTTCGTGGAGTGGTCACCTCGAGCCTCGAGGGCCCCAAGAGGTTTCAGCTCATCTTCTTGCGTCCCCACCTGGTCAAGCAAGTCCAGAAGTGAACGGGCCATAGCGGTCTTGAGAAAAGCCTTCAGCTCACTGAGATCCTCCGAATGCCCCGATTCAAGGGAGTGGATGTATCGATCCCTATCTGGTGGCAACACGTGTACTGGTGGCCAACTGTGTTTGAGAAAGTGCAAGTTGAGGAGCAGCCTCCCGATACGTCCATTGCCATCGGTGAAGGGGTGAATCGACTCGAAACGATGATGCATCCACGACGCCAACCCGAATGTCGATTCGCCTGCCAGGTCGCGTTCTGCGTACTCCTCCTCCCACGAAGCCATTGCCGTAACTACTTTCTCCGCTCTTGGTGGGGAATGCCTTGAGCCGGCAATCCGGACGCTCACTCGTCTCCACTGGCCGGCGTCAGGATGGATACCACGAAAGACGGTCTCGTGAAGCTCCAAGACCGACTGCAACCGGATCGGGGCATCGAGCCGTTGGATCAAACCTCGAAATGCCGTCTCGTGATGCAGCGTCTCCAGCACATCTGGGATGGGGCGGTTTCCCACGCTGCGCTGCTCCAACAGGACCATCTCGACGTCCCGCCACGTCAACGTATTACCCTCGATGGCGTTCGTACCCCATGTGTTCAGGGCCCCTGTTCTTTTCCAGACCGACTCCGGAAGGGAAGGCAAGGGGCTGCGGGTCAAGAGGGATTGACGGAGTTCCAGCAATATAGATTCTCGCATAGAGGTGCTATATTCCATATTAGGTATTTAAAGTAATATGGCATTCATCTGTCAAGTCGGAAATGCCATATACCAGATAACCCTCGTATTTGGTGCACTCCGTGTTACCAGTTTCTCAACACTCTAGGGAGTTCGAGCCTCTCCGGTGGCTTTTCCGAGCACAATCACAATTGTAGTTGAACGAAGCTTGAATACT encodes:
- a CDS encoding Fic family protein, which gives rise to MVLLEQRSVGNRPIPDVLETLHHETAFRGLIQRLDAPIRLQSVLELHETVFRGIHPDAGQWRRVSVRIAGSRHSPPRAEKVVTAMASWEEEYAERDLAGESTFGLASWMHHRFESIHPFTDGNGRIGRLLLNLHFLKHSWPPVHVLPPDRDRYIHSLESGHSEDLSELKAFLKTAMARSLLDLLDQVGTQEDELKPLGALEARGDHSTKYLGLRASQGELPAIKTSGKWHSSDRATRLYAQFVGR